A genomic window from Sorex araneus isolate mSorAra2 chromosome 2, mSorAra2.pri, whole genome shotgun sequence includes:
- the LOC129401593 gene encoding E3 ubiquitin-protein ligase TRIM38-like, giving the protein MASDTAKTMREEATCPICQELMTEPVIIDCEHIYCRSCILENLEKQQQKSPTQEIFQCSVCRAQFQRESIRPSKQLESIIGNIKKMEPKIPKIIQVGRILDNTFSCSSLVKVTLDPDTAHNNLLLNEDEKKATGGSPQVKHETPARFKDLPCVLGCETITSGKHYFGIYSISGPEWDVGVCWENVPRDNGMRRDPESGFWAIRHCKDDDYVALTSPLTPLPLQNVSYIGVFVDYEAGLVSFYDVVTGSHIFTFPKASFSEPIRPYFCIGEDSDLYT; this is encoded by the exons ATGGCCTCGGACACAGCTAAGACCATGAGGGAGGAAGCCACCTGCCCCATCTGCCAGGAGCTGATGACTGAGCCCGTGATCATAGACTGTGAGCACATCTACTGCCGTTCTTGCATATTAGAAAATCTTGAGAAGCAGCAACAGAAGTCACCAACACAGGAAATCTTCCAGTGTTCTGTATGTAGGGCACAGTTTCAAAGGGAGAGCATCCGGCCCAGTAAGCAGCTAGAAAGCATCATTGGCAACATTAAGAAGATGGAGC CCAAAATTCCCAAAATTATACAGGTTGGAAGAATACTAGACAACACATTTTCCTGCTCTTCCCTGG TTAAAGTTACTCTAGATCCAGATACAGCGCACAATAACCTACTTCTGAACGAGGATGAAAAAAAGGCAACTGGTGGATCCCCCCAAGTGAAGCATGAGACCCCAGCTAGATTCAAAGACTTACCCTGTGTCCTGGGATGTGAGACCATCACCTCAGGAAAACATTACTTTGGAATATATAGTATAAGCGGACCTGAGTGGGATGTCGGAGTTTGCTGGGAAAATGTACCAAGAGACAATGGCATGAGACGGGATCCTGAGTCTGGATTCTGGGCCATCAGACATTGCAAAGACGATGACTATGTAGCTCTTACATCTCCCCTAACTCCTCTTCCTCTGCAGAATGTTAGCTACATAGGGGTTTTTGTGGACTATGAGGCCGGACTTGTCTCCTTTTATGACGTGGTAACTGGCTCCCACATCTTCACTTTCCCAAAGGCCTCTTTCTCTGAGCCTATCAGGCCTTATTTCTGTATTGGTGAAGATTCTGATCTGTACACATAG